A stretch of Episyrphus balteatus chromosome 2, idEpiBalt1.1, whole genome shotgun sequence DNA encodes these proteins:
- the LOC129909099 gene encoding DNL-type zinc finger protein-like — MNTLRQIFSARTLAALRQNSLFNNLPLDGNATPANHLSTAATANLNNSFLPKELLNTSLLKSTTQLGLGNESFLKNIQQLDRKLEIAYLCKICNTRNLKTVSEAAYNKGVVILQCDGCSTTHLIVDNLGWFANCKGKSVNQVIAEKSEFVRKIVVNEKGELLKN, encoded by the coding sequence atgaaCACTCTCCGACAAATATTTAGCGCTCGAACGCTAGCTGCTCTAAGGCAAAACAGCCTATTCAACAACTTACCCTTGGATGGCAATGCAACTCCTGCTAACCATCTGAGCACTGCAGCAACAGCCAATTTGAACAATAGTTTTCTTCCAAAAGAACTACTCAACACTTCACTCCTCAAGTCAACCACACAATTAGGACTTGGCAATGAGTCTTTTTTGAAGAACATCCAACAACTTGATCGCAAATTGGAGATCGCCTATCTTTGTAAAATTTGCAACACTAGAAACTTGAAAACTGTTTCTGAAGCTGCATACAACAAAGGAGTGGTTATTCTGCAATGTGATGGATGCTCTACAACTCACTTGATTGTCGATAACCTCGGATGGTTTGCCAATTGCAAAGGTAAAAGTGTCAATCAAGTTATTGCAGAGAAGAGCGAATTTGTCCGTAAAATCGTGGTGAACGAAAAAGGCGAATTACTTAAGAactaa